A genomic stretch from Heterodontus francisci isolate sHetFra1 chromosome 23, sHetFra1.hap1, whole genome shotgun sequence includes:
- the LOC137382621 gene encoding transmembrane protein 248-like, translated as MVTWHLLENVKYFVVHRPPLILFILSISSLGIAFFSLGIYIRSHEVTNPDVPQAWNTVLQSLSKLEFCLSENEGLWQNSTEPLPDVGHGSIRRRPDPDLLAHTTTRQSSATVAYTPGIPVSVSMLVPMAFDSKEPLKRFHSNITRLQAMVVGNLLGLEDSKAKEMINIMLTSPWPPEEYLSQINSTNTKSPLSCITMSAAAHVLPQARYFPSCDLENLTDASSYQATLAESSEKTPSQGHTSAQCYKAQYKPEPKFTIVLSKEDRILCSQHLLKASYILILLALIIFCLSVACGLRKRLSHKAMNLHKVHLLEM; from the exons ATGGTAACATGGCACCTATTGGAGAATGTGAAGTATTTTGTTGTCCACCGGCCACCATTGATTTTATTTATTTTGAGCATCAGCTCTTTGGGTATCGCTTTCTTCAGTCTTGGGATCTACATCCGGTCACATGAAGTTACCAACCCTGATGTGCCTCAG GCCTGGAATACAGTCCTTCAATCTCTCAGTAAATTGGAATTCTGTCTGTCTGAAAATGAAGGCTTGTGGCAGAACAGCACAGAACCTCTACCTGACGTTGGACATGGTTCTATAAGGAGGCGACCAGACCCAGATCTTTTAGCTCATACCACAACACGGCAATCCTCAGCTACTGTTGCTTATACACCAGGCATACCAGTCAGTGTGTCTATGTTAGTTCCAATGGCCTTTGACTCAAAGGAGCCATTAAAAAGATTTCATAGTAACATAACTCGTCTCCAAGCTATGGTTGTTGGAAATCTGCTGGGGCTGGAAG ATTCTAAAGCAAAGGAGATGATTAACATCATGCTGACATCGCCATGGCCACCTGAAGAATACCTTTCACAAATAAATTCCACAAATACCAAGAGTCCCCTTAGCTgcatcacaatgtctgcagctGCACATGTCCTGCCCCAGGCAAG ATACTTTCCTTCCTGTGACTTGGAGAATCTCACAGATGCATCATCATATCAGGCCACATTGGCAGAGAGTTCAGAGAAGACACCTTCGCAAGGTCACACTTCTGCTCAGTGCTACAAGGCACAGTACAAGCCTGAACCCAAGTTTACCATTGTGTTGTCGAAG GAAGATCGTATTCTTTGCAGCCAGCATTTACTGAAGGCCAGTTATATTCTGATTCTGCTGGCTCTCATTATCTTCTGTTTATCTGTAGCATGTGGGCTGAGAAAGAGACTGAGCCACAAGGCAATGAATCTACACAAG GTCCATCTTCTAGAAATGTGA